Below is a window of Neofelis nebulosa isolate mNeoNeb1 chromosome 8, mNeoNeb1.pri, whole genome shotgun sequence DNA.
CCAAGGACACCAGCTACAGGGCAGGCGGGGGTGAGCCCCCAGACTGATGGTGTGAGGTGCAGTAGGTCTGATTATGCCTGGTGGGTGATTACTCCCTCCATGCCCCCCTCCAGGGTAAGAGCacacttcccctccctgccccactgaCTAGCTTTGGCCTTCGGCCTTGCCTTTTGCCAGCGGGATGTTAGCATATGCATCGTAAGGAGAGACTCGATGTGCTTGCACCCTTGGACATGCTCTCTTGTGCTGACAAAAGAACATGCCTTGGTAAGCCCAGTGGTTCCAAGAATGGGACGGCAGAGGTACCCAGGTGCCTGCAGCTCAGAGCCGACCTGCCTAGATTAACCCACTCCAGATGACCTGAAGGTGTGAGGTACAATAAATGCTTATTCTCGTGCACCAAAGCCATGTGCGTggttgtttgttacacagcagtagctGACTGATACAGGGGGATTCAGTGGAAGTCAGAATACCGAACAGGGTGACCCTAGCCCGCCTCCTCTCCCTGGCTTAGTTCAGGAATGCTAGCACCCAGGCATACAGATAGGAGTCGGTGGATAGGATCTGACCACCCCAGAGAGAAGTCTCACAGGTGCTGACCTCTGGTCCCATCTAGGTATGCTTGACGAAAGAGCCAGCTGTCCCTATAGCGATGTTCATTGCCTCGCAAGCCCTGTCCTCCTACATGGAGCGGCCAATCTGAGTGTTAAGGCTTCATTCCGAAAAATGAATGGGAAACAGAAGATGAATGGACGATTGAAGAAAACTCAATCAAACAGAGAAAAGAATTAGCAAGAAATAGAGACAAGGCAGCGATCAGAAGAAAACTTTGAAGAAACTACCACGGCTATCcttggagagagaaggaaacatagcATAGCCATAAACAAAACCAGAATACCATAATAAAGGAACAATCAGAAAACCAAGAGGAgctcttagaaatgaaaaatactatgtttattaaaattttaaaaacgtacggggcacttgggtggcccagtcggttaagtgtccgactcttggtttcagctcaggtcgtgatctcacagttcatttgttcaagccctgcatcgggatctacaccgacagtgtggagcctgcttgagattctctctctctccctctctctctgcccctcctgtgttctctctctctctctctctctcaaaataaataaataaactttagaaaatacattttttaggcggtgtctgggtggctgagtgtccagcttttggttttggctcaggtcctgatctcaaggttttgtgggtttgggccccacatggggctctgtgctggcagctcagagccggcttggggttctctctctccttctctcgccctctctctctgtccctcccccacccgtgctatcactgtgtctctcaaaataaataaataaacttaaaaaaataaaataaaatagtttttaaaaaaaaatgtttggaagaaaaaacagagggaacaacaacaataatagaaACAACTCTCAGAAGGTAGAATAAGATGGTAAAAGTAAACAACAAGAAAATTACAGGGTTAATCCAGGAGGCCAATAGTCAAATAACAGGagttccaaaagaaaataatagagaaatctTACCCAGAACTGAAGAACACAAATCTTTAGGTTAACACAGTGCGCTAAATGCCCCAAACACTTGTTGTTGGGGTAGGGTGGGTGGCATGACCCACGCATTAGGAAACCTCTGAAATTTAGGGATACAGCAAACATCCTAGAAGCTTCCatgataaagaacaaaatgaCCTAAGCTTACCCACAATTGACTGAGAATAAGAACAGTACTGGGAGGTAGAGACATGGACAGATGCCTCCCACCACTGAGTCAAAGTAATtctcaacctagaattctatacccagccagGCTATCCATGCGCACGCGAGGAGAATAAACTATTTTCACATGTGCACACCGGCTCAGGGAGTTAGTAGAGGTTTCGCACTGGCAAAATAAGGGAGTAAACCATTATGGAGGAAGATTCAAGAAACAGGACCTAACAGGGAAAAAGCTGAAAGGGATCGCTGAGAGAGCAGTGAAGAGAGCATCTCAGGGTGGTAGCCACTCTCAGGCACAGAGGATAGCCAGGACAGATGGGCAGAGTTGAGACGTCTCCACACAGAAATCCTGACCGGGCTCACATTCCCCTGTGAGGTTTTTCCTGAGCTGTAGGTCGGAGCTTATGCAAATACGGAGTCCTAGAAAACtgagatattaaaaaaacaaaaaacaagcaaatgaaaaaaaaaaatgaagccgtTATGAACTCCAGGCTGGGCAGGAAATAACATGTACGGTACATTCCTAGTGAAAACACTGAACGTGCACTTAACCGAAAACGCCGTTCGGTGgagagggtggagagaaggagcCAGAGTGTGTAAGAAATCTAGAATCCTCACGTAGCATAGTAGGAAGTCAGTAGATAATGGGTCAGATTGGAGGCtcaaaagatggagaaagaaaccCAATAATTAGCAAGACGGAGGCAAATACAAGGAGAAAGAGCTAGAAATTGCCTCTGGCataagggtgggggcagggctgtgggaggaCTGCCGTTTTCTGCTGTTATAAGCCCTTTTCATCACTTTGGTTTGTAAAATTTACCGGCAAGCAgtgctttgattaaaaaaaaaaaaaaagagcagatatAAAATAATTGCCTGATGGATAAAAGAGAAGCCAGAAGAGGGAGCGTCAGAGAATGGGAAGGCTTCAGGGTGGCTGGTACCCCAACCTGCTGAAGGATTAAGAGAGCGACAgggaacagcctgtgcaaagggCTTGGGGCCCGCACGGGGTTCAGACTGAAGGCCTCAGCGCTGCAGAAAGAGAGCCAGGCTGCCGGCCCATCTGCCCCTGCCGCAGACGAGGACAGGGGAGGCTCACGCTACGTGTAGCTTCTCGGTGTCCCTGGGACCTGCGGATGTGTACAGGGATTGACGCATTCTATCGTCGCGGCAACCCAGCGCGGCAGGTGTTGAAGATGAggggctgaggctcagagaggctaagtcacgtatccgaggtcacacagccggtGAGTACAGAAGCTGAGATTCAACCCCAGCAGCAAACAGCAGGGCTGATGAGCCACTTTATAGGTGTCCACACTCTCGTGACAGCCCCAGGGGCCAGGCGGGGGAGGTATTTTGGCTCACTTCATCTTATTTGAAGGACGGACCTCAGCGTCAGTAGCTGAGGCCTCCACCCTACACTGTGGTCAGCTCTGGCGTTGGCGttgtgggggagaggaaggaggggacagCACGCTCCTGGCTGCCAGGAATGGGAGGAGCCTGGGccccagcctctctggaaaaccaCCGGTCTGATGGTAGAGGCACAGCCCCTGGTCTCAGGGAGCCCTCTAGTCTGAGGGTGGAGACACGGCCCTGGTTCTGAGGAGGTCAGGGTCTGATGGGGGACACATAGCATTGTCCTCTTTCGGCAGGCGCTCGGGGCAGCCCCTCCGGGATTCCAGGCAGGCATGACAGCACCGAGGGACCAGATGGGGGCCTGAGGCTAGAGGTTCTCATGTCCCAGGACCTCCGTGCCAGGCAAGGTGGGGCCGCCTCACGGCTCCGACACAGCATCCCTAGCTTCCCAGAGCTCGAGGGTGTGGAGTtgcacttcctctctctgccctgccctccctgcagaAGGAGAGGCTGGTCCGGGATCCCTGGGTCACTTCTGCTCGGGGAAGGCCCCTCAGTGTCCCACTGGGGCCACCCCTGCCCGCAGCCTGGCGCCCGGGACCCGTCACCACCACTCGGCCtccatcctccacccccacccctgccgcccgCTCGCCCTCCATCTATCTTCTTGTCTTCGGTAAACATGTGGCAAACACTTACTGCGTGCTAGGCGCTTCCAGGCCTGGGGACACAGTGAGGCTGGGGTCTCTGGGAAGCCTAGAGGAGAGGCCTCGCCGATCCAGGCCAGGGACAGCTCCGGGGGGACTTCGTCTCACACGTACAGGTGGGGTGCGGgcacagcctgtgcaaaggccctgaggaaaACCAGCGCCGTCACCGGTGCCTGACTGGTGAGCCTTTGAAGAACATAAATTAGGTCAAGAGACTCCTCTGCTCCCACCTGTGAAGCCCCCAAGCCACCCAGACTGAGCCGAGGCCCTGCGTGGTCTGGCCTCGGaggcctccccctgcctccctcctctccagccacccTGCTCTCCTCCTGGTCACCCGAACGCACAAGCTTGTCTCCACCTGAGCACCCCGGCAGGGCCCTGCTCCCCACTGGAGGCTTCTTCCCTAGATGGTGCTGTATCCCTCTCACTGTCTCACAGAGGCCTTCTGAGCTCGCTGGTCAGAGccaatgaatgagtgaacgaatgaatgaatgaatgaatggatgagacTGGGTGTGTCTGGAGCACAGGCAGGCAGGAAATCGGCAGAGGAAGAGCCggagggggaaggcagggggaggAAAGACTAGGGCGGTGTAAAGTCTGGGGGGCTCCGGAGGGTGGGCTTAATTCTGGGGGTGATGAGAAGCCAGGTGAGGGCCCCGAGCAGGGCAGGGAGACCCCTTCCTCACCTCCGGGAGCTTCCTAGAGCCCATCTACTCCTCAGGAACTTGGCCAGACAGACGAGAGGCTGAGGCTGGAAGGAGGGGCTTGCCCAGGACCCACGGCAAGTGCAAGGACAGCAACAGGGGGCCGGTGGCTCCAGAAGCCGACGTGGGCATTTGTTTTCTCCTGTATAATAGCTTTGATTTTGCCCTTGACCCCCTACCCCCCAAAGCCTGAAATATGTATTCTTTAACCCTGTcagcctgccctgggccctcCGGACTCAGTCGGTCTCAGGACGGCTGCCCCCACCTGGCTTTCCTCTGGCTGGTGTCCAGCCGGTGGCCAGGACTGTGGACTCCCACCGCAGTGCTCCCTCGCGCTGCCCGCCCTCGCAGCACTGCCCAACCCCTCACCTGCCTGGGATCGGGAACCAGCTGTCGTCCCCGGGGGGGACATGTGCCACAGCGGCCTGGGGGACGTCCAGCTCCCCTGGGCACCAcgctcctctctcctcccctctgagGGAGCCAAGGCCAGCGTGGGTGGCCAAATCTCCCCGGTAACAGggtctgtgcccccccccccccccaccgccgccccagcctcctctcctaacctgccgcccctcccctctcctgcaccTGCTCTCCGGCCCCTCCCGcaccccccactcctgccccctccttcccCGGCTCTCCGTGTCACCATCTGTGGCACAATCCTTCTCTGTCACTCTGCCTgccaccccctccttctccttcctccttccttgctCTCCATCCCTGCCTCTCTCCGCATCTCCTCTcgccccttctttcctccctgccACGCATTTCACATCACTCTCCCTCATTCTGGCTTTCCACCCACTCactgtcttctccctctccctctctctccacctccgaCCAACCCCCCTTTCCCCTCTATTCCTATTGGCTTCCCACAGTCCCTGCTCCCCTTTGCTTCTCCGTCCACCCCCACCCTGCGCTCCTGCCCGCAGAACCCCCTCTGTGCCCCTAcccgccccctcctccaggacGTGTCCTGGAGATGGGGGGGTGACGCACAAGGCACCCGTGGGAAGTCAGGGCCGCAGACCAGATGGGAGAGGCTCTGTGGGCAGCTGTGGCCGCCGCGGGCCTAGGAGGGGGATCGGGCCGTAAGCCCTGTAGAAGTGGGCACCGCGTGGGGACCCCAGCTAAGGGTGCTCTGGGAGCTTGGGgactgggcagggaggggggcagcagGATGATAACCAGCCTGGCGGCAAGCAGGGGAGCCCTCACCCCATGGGCAGGTAAGGAGGCTGGGGCATGGGTGGGGTCCCAGAGGGTGGGGTGCCGGGGCCCACCCTCTGCCCAGGGTGAACTtgagaggctgggggctgggcgcTGGGAGACGGTGGGAAggcccagggaggaaggaggcctTCCTGTGCCCTCCTGGTGGGCtgcagagggtgggggcaggtTAATCTCGGACTCTCGTGCCATGGTTCTAGAATACTGGGATCGCACAACAGCAGAGTGTCAGAGCTGGAAGAAAGCAGATGCATCATGTCGGTTGGCCTCCTTGGCTCACGTGCCAGCTTCTCTGAGCTCCCCCTCCACGCCGGGCGCTGTGCTCACGGCACGCtcccatttaatctttacaacaagcCCGGGAGGTACGTCTACCTGTCTTCACTTGAacgggaggaaactgaggcccggagctAGGCAGTGacctgcccaagttcacacagtagCCTGGTGCCATCATTCTGTGGCAGAGACCAAGCCCCCAACCCGGGGCCTGCGGGGCGTGTTCCTGGGGGTCGGGCCCCGGGCCTGGAATGGGATGAGTGAGTGAGTCGGCAGTGATCAGCACAGTCCGGGTCTTTTGGGGGAAGGCCCAGTGTTGCAGAGGGCGGGCAGAAGGCAGTCGGCCAAGGGCATCAGCCTGCGGCATTCAAGGCCGTCCTGGCTCTTGGTTCCTCTCAGCCCGGGGCCTTCAGGGAAGCCAGCAGGGCCAGAACGCACTGGTGATTCAGGCGTAGACCAAACTGGGTTTTAATTCCCGTCTTCCGCTCACCAGCTAGGCGAACTTGTGCAAATTACtgaccttctctgagcctcaacgtGCTCCCCTTTAAAAATCCTCCCTCCTGGGCTTGGTGAGGATTTCACGATGTGGGTCTGTGCCCAGGAGCAATGCCCCCACTTTGCTCGGAGCTCTGGCTGCTCAACTGCTCGGTCTGTTCACGTTTCCCAGGGCTCGGTGCTgtgtcaggggctggggctgaAGAAACAAATGACTCAAGGTCCCTGCGACCCAGAGCCTGCGGGTAAGCGGATGGGGGCAGACGAATGGAAGGTGATGGGGGTATCTGGCATCTCTGAGGGGCTCTCCTGAATTGCTGTGTGGCTCGGAGCAGccccttgccctctctgggcctctgtcccCGCCCTCCCAGAGCAGTCCTGTGAGGAGTCCGCCCCCGGCTTTCAGGCGAGCTTGTGCCAAAGATAAACCAGACAGGGAGGAAAAGTCCCTCCTCCCTGAGGATGAACCAGATCATGCACAGGATCCCAGCTCCTTAAAGAAAAGGAGGCACCTAAATTGTAGGGGCAGAAAGCTGTAATTTTCCTGCTCCTGGCACCCAGCCTCTTAAACTTTGACAGGGAAGATGGGCCCAgatggggggtggaggcagggagtcttccagggagggcaggggctctGGGAGGGGGTATTGCACCCCCGGGGTACAAAGACAGGGCCTGGCCGGCCGCGCgcgcctgtgtgtgcgtgtgtgtgtgtgtgtgtgtgtgtgcatgcgcgcgcctgagaaggaggtgggaggggggtgtcCTCAGGGCTCACCTCCAGGCTTCCCTGGGGGCATCTGTCCCTGCAGCCTGGAAATTAGGTTTGCCCAGCTCCCAGGCTGTCTCAGGAGCCTGGCGCTTTCCTGCCTCCTGCAGCCCCGGGCTGTGATTGGCTGCCCCATGGGGATGCTGTAAAGAGAATGTGCGCGGGGCCGcaaggtggatggatgggtgacgCAGGGCTCCGGGGCTGAGGAAGCCAGAACTCCAAGGTCTCAGATTCCACGTTTCCAGGTTGAACAAGGGCCGATTCTGGCATTCAGGAATTCTGACATTCGGACTCAAGGACGCGGAATCTAAAAATCTATGACTCTGCAACTCAGGCCTAAGAATCTAAAATTCTGGTTTTAGGATCTTACGATTCCAGGGGTTTGCGCCCACGATCCTAAGAGTTCAAGAGCCCGAAGAACAGCGAGGGAAGCTCTAAATAGGTTGGTGGGAGAGTGGGATGCAGGCTGGGTGCCTCCCCAAGGCCCAGCCTCAGTCTGCCAGCCTGTGAAATGgacacacgtgcgtgtgtgtgttgggggtggggggggaggatgaTCTTAAGGGTCCTCCCAGGTCTGCCccttcttagctgtgtgaccggGGCTAATGTGTCCAATGGTGGGGACAACACTCGTCCTTCCCCCATCAGATCCCTAGGATGCTGCATTTCACTAGCTTCGCCTGGAACCTGGCAGCTGGGGTCAGGGACAAGGAGCCAGAAGCGCTGTTAGGATCCTATGAACCCAGTGTCCAGATAGCCCCTCCCTTAATGCCGCCGTCCCAGAGTCAGGAGAGCTGATGGGGTCCCGGGGTGATGATGGGGCACCCCCTGGGgttggaggagcagggaggggtgctCTGAGCCCAACCAGCCTAGGGCATCATCAGGAGCAACCAAGGTCAAGGGGTTCTTTGCTATTCTAGGCAGTGCCCGGCCTGGTGCTCAGAGAGACTTTAGAAACCGAGACGTTTGTTCCTAGTTAAGGTGCTTCCCTTTTCCAGAagctttgcatctttttttttttaatgtttatttatttttgagagagagagagagagagagagagagcgagtgggggaagggcagagagagagggagacacagagccagaagcaggctccaggctccgagccgtctgcacagagcccgacgcagggttcgaattcacgaaccgccGGATCATggccggagccgaagtcggacgctcaaccgactgagccacccaggcgcccccagaagcttTGCATCTTAAAAATAGTGTCCAGATAGGGCAATGCAGGTGGCAGGTTCCACTGACAGTGTTGGGTCAGAAGGGGGATATCAgaggctttccttctctctcagggTTTCCTGTAGGGACAGGCAGAAGCCAAGGGATGGTGGGGGGAGGTCATTaggaagaaggggtggggagcCTTGGCCTCCACCTGGGCCTCCTGAGAGCCAGAGGTAGGCTAGCAAGTTCTGAGGTGGGCGGCCTTTCCTAGCGGGTCTTGAATTTCCACTGTCGGTAATTCCCACCCCCTTTGCATTAAGAATTGTCCACTCCGGGTTCCTCTGATTCATCCGATGCCTCCAGCACCGATGCAGAGCCTGTGCTGTATGAAGGACGAGGAGACGCTTCAAAGCGGAGTGAGAGGGTCTCCACACTTAGGGAGAGTCAGTCTAGCGGGGAAGCCGGGAAGAGTCTAGCTCCTTGCAACACACGTGAGGCACGATAAGAAAGGTACTAACCTTAGTGAACGGGCATGCTGCGTGGTGCCCACCGTGTCGCTGGGCAGACTCTCATTCATGCTTCAGGACCCGTCTGGAACCTTCTCTTCCCTGGGAAGCCTGCCCCACCGGTGCAGAGAGGTGTGGCTGTTCTTGTACCTCCTTTCCGGTGTGAATTTCTCACCGTAGGGGGAGAAGGGGCCCcacaggccccccccccctcgTCCAGGTTCACAGCTGGCCATCCCAGGCAGGGCCTCTGTGGGAGCGCAGCGGGACGGGctaggcttgggggggggggggcccgagCACTCTGGTTCCAGGACAGGGGACATCACTCTGCCTGTGGTTCCTAACTCCATTCAGAATCTGAGGAATCTGATACAAGCTCTGGGCTCTGCCCAGACAAGACATAGACGCATGAACTTTCGCCAGAGTTTTGGGGGGCTCACGGATCCTCTGAAGTTCATAGAGAGACCCAGGTTCAAGGTTAAAAACCCGGGATATGCAgcaccgtttttttttttttcattttgtttaatgtttatttattttggagagagagagggagagagagagaagggcagagagagagagggaggcacagaatccaaagcaggctccgggctccgagctgccggcacagagcccgacgcggggctcgaactcacgaaccgcgagatcatgacctgagccgaatgtcggacactcaaccgacggagccacccaggcgccccccccccccccagcactgtTTTTCCAATGTGAGGGCTGAGACCTGTGGGTGGCTGTCTCGGTCCGTTCTGGCTGCTATAACAGACTACCACGGGCTTACGAACCACATTTccttctcccagttctggaggctggaaaagcaagatcaaggtgctggcagattctgtgtctggcgACGCCCGCTTCCTGGTTCGTGGTTAGTCCTCTCCTTGCCGTGTCCTCACAGGGCAGAAGGAGTGAGGGGCTccctggggtcttttctggcccagaccccattcatgagggctccaccccgAAGACCTAATCACGCCCCAAAGGCCACACCTCCTAAGACCGTTACTGGGGGGTGAGGGTTTCCACACGTGAATTTGGGAGAGGGGGACACGTTCGGTCTATCGCAGGGGGTGATGCCCTCGGGCTTGGGCTTCTGCCAGCCGAGGCATCCTGTACAGAAAGGGCAAGTATTGCTTTCCGAAACAGTGTGACCTCGCTGAGTCACAATGTAAAATGGGCCGGCGTCAAAGACGGCTGATAAACTCTGGTCTAGAAGGAAGGGCCTGTGTTGTCACAGGCCAGTGGACTGATCCGTTCGCTCCTCCGTTAGACACCTGTGGAGGACCCACAGGGGCACGGGTGCCAAGGGGAAGGGGACCCTGCGAGGCACAGGCCAGCGCAGGCCCCCGCCCTTTGCAGCCAGGCAAGCCCGCGTCCCCCGCCACACCCTGGCCATGTGACAGACGtcacctctctgagactcagtgtcCTCGTCTGACAGGCGGGGATGCCTTGGCGGCCCGTGCAGAGTAAAATGGCTGGGGCCTGTCCGGCTCTGGCCGGGCGGGCGCCCTCGGCGTCTCCAAGTTCGGAGTgacgggggggaggggcggtggagGGACCGCCATTGCCCACGGTGACCCGGCCGTGTCCTTCCCCCTCCAGGCCAGTAGCTGCCCGTTGAccgccgccacccccccccccctcctcggCCATGGACACCCCTGGTTTTCCTTCGTCGGCCCCCACCGCCTTGGAGCCTGGGAATGCCTCCTCGGCCTGGCCCCCGGATGTCGCCCTGGGGAACGCGTCCGCGGCCCCGAGCGTGGCGGGGCTGGCCGTCAGCGGTGTTCTGATCCCTCTGGTCTACCTGGTGGTGTGCGTGGTGGGCCTGCTGGGCAACTCGCTGGTCATCTACGTGGTCCTGCGGCACACGGCCAGCCCATCGGTCACCAACGTCTACATCCTCAACCTGGCGCTGGCTGACGAGCTCTTCATGCTGGGGCTGCCCTTCCTGGCGGCCCAGAACGCCCTGTCCTACTGGCCCTTCGGCTCCCTCATGTGCCGCCTGGTCATGGCCGTGGACGCCATCAACCAGTTCACCAGCATCTTCTGCCTCACGGTCATGAGCGTGGATCGCTACCTCGCGGTGGCCCGTCCCGCCTGCTCCGCCCGCTGGCGCACGGCGCCCGTGGCCCGCACGGTGAGCGTGGCCGTCTGGGTGGCCGCGGCCGTGGTGGTGCTGCCCGTGGTGGTCTTCTCGGGTGTGCCCCACGGCATGAGCACCTGCCACATGCAGTGGCCCGAGCCGGCGGCCGCCTGGCGCGCGGGCTTCATCATCTACACGGCCGCGCTCGGCTTCTTCGGGCCGCTGCTGGTCATCTGCCTCTGCTACCTGCTCATCGTGGTCAAGGTGCGCTCGGCCGGGCGGCGGGTGCGGGCGCCCTCGTGCCAGCGGCGGCGGCGCTCGGAGCGCAGGGTCACGCGCATGGTGGTGGCCGTCGTGGCGCTCTTCGTCCTCTGCTGGATGCCCTTCTACGTGCTCAACATCGTCAACGTGGTGCGCCCGCTGCCCGAGGAGCCCGCCTTCTTCGGCCTCTATTTCCTGGTGGTGGCGTTGCCCTATGCCAACAGCTGTGCCAACCCCATCCTCTACGGCTTCCTCTCCTACCGCTTCAAGCAGGGCTTCCGCAGGGTCCTGCTGCGGCCTTCCCGCCGCGTGCGCAGTCAGGAGCCTTCTGCCGGGCCTCCGGAGAAGACCGGGGAGGACGAGGGGGAGGAGGACGGCGAG
It encodes the following:
- the SSTR3 gene encoding somatostatin receptor type 3; this translates as MDTPGFPSSAPTALEPGNASSAWPPDVALGNASAAPSVAGLAVSGVLIPLVYLVVCVVGLLGNSLVIYVVLRHTASPSVTNVYILNLALADELFMLGLPFLAAQNALSYWPFGSLMCRLVMAVDAINQFTSIFCLTVMSVDRYLAVARPACSARWRTAPVARTVSVAVWVAAAVVVLPVVVFSGVPHGMSTCHMQWPEPAAAWRAGFIIYTAALGFFGPLLVICLCYLLIVVKVRSAGRRVRAPSCQRRRRSERRVTRMVVAVVALFVLCWMPFYVLNIVNVVRPLPEEPAFFGLYFLVVALPYANSCANPILYGFLSYRFKQGFRRVLLRPSRRVRSQEPSAGPPEKTGEDEGEEDGEEAAGGRGQGKEMNGRVSLIARPGTGGQERPPSGTASEQRQFLPREPTAGGKPGALHASCL